The genomic DNA GGAGAATCTAAACAATTTTTCTTTGCGTTCTTTGTGTCTTTGCGAGAAATAAAAATTATAATTAAAATTATGGATAAACAAAAAGAAGTACTTAAAGTGCCTAGAGTGCCTAAAGTACTTAGAGTTAGTGTATCGAATAAACGAATCCTCCTTCGCTAAAGCTACGGAGGAGAATCTAAACAATTTTTCTTAGCGTTCTTTGCTTGCCCCATAAGGAAGAATGACTGTATCGGGGCGTCTTTGCGAGAAACAAATTTAAACTGTTTAAGGGGGGACTCAACTTTAAGTACTTTAAACTTTAGGCACTCTAAGTACTTCTTCAAAAATGCTTTAGGCTTTCTTCCAAGTAGGGGTGATTTTGGGGAATTAAATTTATTTTACTTAATGTTTTTCCAACTAAGAAAATAAAAAGACCTGCAAAACCTAAGTAAATTCCTATTTCAATAAATCCTATTTTGAGCACCCCGCATGTAGCAGGAACTATTTGCTCATATAAATCTGTATAGTGTCCTAGCAATAAAATTAAAGCAATAAATATTAAAACCGATTTCTTTTTTGCCAAATAATTAGGTAGTAAAACAATGAATGGAATTACAAAATTCAAAATTAGATTTACGATAAACAAAGTTTGAGAGAAATTTTCTCGTCTGTAAATAAAATACTGTGTTTCTTCTGGAATGTTTGCATACCAAATTATCATATATTGAGAATACCATAAATAAGCGAAAATGATACTTAGAATAAATAAATATTTTGAGAAATCATGCCAATGAGCTTTGCTGATAAATGGCAGATATCCGGTTGAGTGAAGCAAAATTGCAATTAAAAGAATAACAGCAATTGAGTGATAAAATGCAGATACAAAGTTTTTTACAGCGAAAAGCGTACTATACCAAATAGGCTCAATACTCATAACCCAGTCGATAGTTGCAAAAGTAAAAGTGAATGCTAAAACAAAAATTAATACTTTTGAGTAAAATTCACTTTTATGGAAAAATTTTAAACCTCCTTCAATATCTTCCTTTATCGAAAAATGTTTCAATATTTTTGTCAGGACAATCCAAAGAGTAAAAAAAACAATTAAACGAATAACGAAAAACCCATTATTTAAATATGCTGATTTGTGATGGATTAATTGCATTTCTTTTTCATCAAATATTCCGCTTTCCTCAGCATTTGTCCAAGGATAAAGATATTTCATTCCAAAGAGAAAAACAGCAATCATAATTACTCCTGCAATAGGAATGTAACTACTTAATGATTCGGGAATTCTTTTAAAAGCAACAGACCATCCTGATTGTGTAACATATTGTATTGCAAGAAAAAAAGATGCACCAATTGCAAGTGAAAGAAAATAATAATTGTTTAACAAAATATTTGCCCAAGCTCTTTCTTTATCGGTAAAAAAAGCAATTGTTATTGCTGTAATACCTATCAACATCAAAAATAAAGAGACAAATTTAAGATTTGATTTGAAAACAAACTTTTCTTCAATATTTATATCCTTTAATTGCATTAATAATTATTATTCAGTTTTGAAGTTATTTTTTATAAAAAGAATTATTTTCCAACGATTTTCAGCTTTTATTTGTGAAGCATGAGCACCCATAACAATTGAGCCTTTTGAAATTGTGTGATAAATATTTCCGTCTTTTTTATTCCGAACAAAATCACTACTTAAATCCAAGGGTTGAACATTAAAAAGTTTAGCTGTGTAAAGATATCCGTCTCCTTTTCCCTGATGACCATGACAGTTTGCACAAAATATTTCAAACTGTTCTTTTCCTTTTCGTAAATTTTCTTTTTTTGCTGTAAAAGGATTTTCCAATTCCTCACCCGCTGTTGTTTTATCTTCAATCTGATATGGAATCATTTCTCTTGGTATTGTTCCCTCAACCGGTTGTTGCATTGTTATAGCGTTTTTAAATACAGGATTTTCCGAATAAGTTTCATAAGCCTCAGAAGTAGCCATATCAGGGAAATAAGCACGTCCAGTATCATTTCTATCGTGTTTACAAGAAATAATTGTAGTTAGCAACAGTAAAAAAAGAAATATTCTCTTTAGATTTTTCATTGTTTATCAATATTTTCCACTCCGTTTTTAATCATAATTTCATCAATCTTTTTTACATCATCATCACTTAGTTTTTTAGTTTTATTTATTAATATCAAAAATTTATCATCTGTTATCCCTTGATAGGCAAATTTCGATTTTGTAGCAATACCTTTATTTTTTGTAACAAAAAAAGTAATAAGTGTAAAAAATATTACAAACAAAATTGTTACAATAAAAATTACCACAACAAATGAAATATTAAATTGGGGTTTTCCTCCTGTCATTAACGGATAATCAAT from Bacteroidota bacterium includes the following:
- a CDS encoding quinol:cytochrome C oxidoreductase; this encodes MQLKDINIEEKFVFKSNLKFVSLFLMLIGITAITIAFFTDKERAWANILLNNYYFLSLAIGASFFLAIQYVTQSGWSVAFKRIPESLSSYIPIAGVIMIAVFLFGMKYLYPWTNAEESGIFDEKEMQLIHHKSAYLNNGFFVIRLIVFFTLWIVLTKILKHFSIKEDIEGGLKFFHKSEFYSKVLIFVLAFTFTFATIDWVMSIEPIWYSTLFAVKNFVSAFYHSIAVILLIAILLHSTGYLPFISKAHWHDFSKYLFILSIIFAYLWYSQYMIIWYANIPEETQYFIYRRENFSQTLFIVNLILNFVIPFIVLLPNYLAKKKSVLIFIALILLLGHYTDLYEQIVPATCGVLKIGFIEIGIYLGFAGLFIFLVGKTLSKINLIPQNHPYLEESLKHF
- a CDS encoding c-type cytochrome, which translates into the protein MKNLKRIFLFLLLLTTIISCKHDRNDTGRAYFPDMATSEAYETYSENPVFKNAITMQQPVEGTIPREMIPYQIEDKTTAGEELENPFTAKKENLRKGKEQFEIFCANCHGHQGKGDGYLYTAKLFNVQPLDLSSDFVRNKKDGNIYHTISKGSIVMGAHASQIKAENRWKIILFIKNNFKTE
- a CDS encoding DUF3341 domain-containing protein; its protein translation is MNIQKIIGVFNDEDKLLNSIDSLQENGFDIDDVITPFAIEKVFEKLKLKTRINTVAFIYGVIGFFAILVFLYWTNVIDYPLMTGGKPQFNISFVVVIFIVTILFVIFFTLITFFVTKNKGIATKSKFAYQGITDDKFLILINKTKKLSDDDVKKIDEIMIKNGVENIDKQ